CTCCCCCCAAAGAAGAACGCCGTCCATGTTTCCGTCGATTCGGATCGAGCGGTCCTCGTAGGAGCGGAAGAGGAGGCCGCGTCCGAAGATCTCGTAGAAGTTCCCCACTCGAATGCCGCCGAACGGATACTCTGCCTGGGCGTAACGCTGCACGATCCCCTGGCGGAGCGAGTCGGGGCGAAGCTCGTGCGGGAGGAACGCTTCGTATCGGAAGCCGGCTAGAAAACGATCGAACCGAATGTCGGCGTCGAGCCAGTTCTCGAAGATCTCCCTTGGGACCGTGCTGTCCCGATCCGCCTCGCTGCTCAGCGAGTACTCCAGTTGGTTTTGCCCCTGGACGGAAACGACGCCCGATCCCTCCGCGCGCGGAGCAAGGACGGCGAAGCCGACAAGTAGAGCGAGCCCCGGGAGACGCATGCCCTTACTCCTCTTCGCCGGCCGCGCGCGCCCCGGCTTCTCCGGTCGCCTCGCACCCCTCCGCCTTCGGCTCCGCCGGGAGGAGCTTCTCGATCTCGTGGGCCAGGAGTTTCTCCTGTCCGGGAGCGTACCCGAGCTTCGAGAAGGCGATCTTTCCGTCGGGCGCGATGAGGAAGAGCTGCGGAATCCTGTTGAAGCGATAGAGGCGCAGCATGTCACTGTTCGGGTCGAGAAGCACGTCGAAGGAAAAGCCCATACTTTTGACGTATGAACGGACTTTCGCGATCGAGCGGGGAGAGTCCGTGTTGATCGCGAACACGGTGAGACCTCGGTCGGCGAAACGCCGGGCAAGCTCGTCGGTCCCGGGAAGCGCCTGGAGACACGGCTTGCACCAGAGGGCCCAGAAGTCAAGAAGGACCGGTCCCTTCTCGAGCGCTTTCGCGAGGCTCATCGGCTTCCCTTCGAGATTCTCAAGCGTGAAGTCGGGCGCGGCGTTTCCGACGAAGACACCGCTTCCTTGGGCGGCGGCTCTTCCGGGAATGAAGAGAAGAAGAAGGGAGACAAACAAAACGGTCGTCGAGAACACGCGTCTCATGCGGTGATTTCCTCCAGCCGGCATCGGCCGTCCCGACCTGGCCGGCGCGGCGCTCGATGCCTGTCGTTTCTTCCCGGGATGACCGGGGCGATCGAAAGCAAGCCCCTATCGAACGAGTGACACTTTACGGGCCAAGGTTTGGTCGCCCGCGTCGAGGCGGACGAAATAGACCCCGCTTCGAACCGGCGACCCGCGATCGTCGGTTCCGTCCCAGACGATCTCCGTCTCCCCCGCGGGGAGAACGCCGCCGGAAAGCGTTCGCACGAGGCGCCCGCCCGCGTCGAAAACCGAGACGCTCCCCGCCGACGCCTTGTCGAGCCGCATGACGAGGCTCGTGCTCGGGTTGAAGGGGTTCGGGCGGTTCGCCGAGAGGACCTCGCGCCGGGGAATCACGCCCCCCTCGACGCCGACCACCGCATCGAAGAAGTCGAACGCGCGCTGCAGGATCGCCTGACGCGTCGTGAGGCTCGTGATCCCTTCGAGACCGAAGGAGAGAAAGACGACGCGCGCGCCGCCGCCGAACGATTGGATCCCCGCGGCGTCGGCCACGCCGGTGTACGCGAAGCAACTCACGCCCGTCTTGCCCGAGAAATTGGTTCCGGGGCGAACGACATCCGGGCTTGACTGGTTGGAGGCCCCCCCCGCGATCGAGAAGGAGAGCCCCTGGCCGAGCGACTTCGGGATTCCATCGACGCTCGTTGAGCCGCTGTTGTTCGAGACGTAAACGGATGCCAAGTACTCCTCGACGAAGTCCCGCGCGGCCGCGGAGTACTCCGGGCTCCCGGCATCGCAGAGCGAGTAGGCGATGTTTTGGCCCGAGAGGAAGAGCTTGCCGCCGCTGTTCAGAAAGGTCGAGATCGCCGCCCGGTCGCTCGCGTCGAGGCTCGGGTCGGCTTCGCCGGTGAACCAGATCACCTCGTCGAACTCGGAGAGGTTCGCCGCCGTCGGAGCTTGCGCGATCCTCGGCCATCTGCCGTGGATCAGACCGCCCGGAAGCGCGCCGGTGTAATAACTCTGGTACGTCTCTCCCCCGTCGTCGTCCACCACGAGAACGTCGACGCCGTTCGTGATCGCCGCGAAGACCTGGGTCTTCTCATTCGCCGGTTCGCTCATCGGATACACGCGAAGCAACGCCTCTCCGCTCCCCTGGTCGACATAAGCGGAAATCCAGACGCCGATCGTATCCCGATCGCCGGCCGCGACCGTCACCTGGATCGTGTCGAAAAAGGGAGCGTAGCAGAGGCCGTTCACGCAGATCGAAGCCTGCCAGTTCCACGACGGCAAGTCCTGAGACTTGATAAGCATGAAATCCTGATCCGTCGCCTCCAGATTGGTGAGGTAGACGTCCAGCTCGTTCAGCGAGTTGAGGGGACAGATCTTTACGGGCTCCGCGGGGACGAGGGTGTAGTTCACCGCTTGAGCCGCAAGCGGGAGGAGCAACAAGAACCCGAGAACCGCTGCGCGCTTCATCGCCGACCTTCCTTCCTTCCCAGCCTCAAGGCTTGCCGAGTGTGCGCGTACTTCCAGCCTGATAGACCTTGCGCGTGGAGCGCGATTCCACGAAGACAACCGCCTCCAGGTTCCCCGCGTTCCATGCGGCCGACAAAGCTTCCGCATACCGATAGCCGAACGATTCGCCCACGCCGAGCGACAGCGGCTCGCCGTTCGTCCCCGGGAGGAACCGGCGCACGATGTCGTCGAAATGCGTGAGACCGTTGGCCGCTTCATAATCGATGTTCGTTTCGATGATCACGGCGACAAGGGCCTCGTCCCCCTCCACGGTATCGCCGATCTTCTCGATCGTTCCGGCGATCACGAAGGAGTCCGCGACGATCGCCGTGCTCACGTCGATCCGGAAAAGAGGCTCGACCGCGGCCGCGGCCGCGATCCTCGCGAGAAGCGCGTCGTAGTTCTCGGCGTTCGCGAAGAATGCCCCGTCGATCCGCAAATGGGGCATGTAAGAGACGTTGAAGACGCGCCCGCGCTGGTTGAGCTGAGCGGCGTTCGCGAGGTAGAAGGGATCGTTCGGAGCCGGCCAATTGAGGTGATTACCGATCGCGACCAGGCCGTGCCCGAGCTGGGAAAGGGCCGTTTCGAGATTCTCCTCGACCTCGCGACAGGGATCGCACGATGTGTTCGAGAAGTGCTCAACGAAGACGATCCGCGGGATGATCTCGGCGAGCGTGAACGAGGCGACCGCGATCGAGTCCTCCTTGACCGTCACAGGAAGAGACTCGGGAAAGGAGCGATAGCCGTCGAGGGCGACGCGGACCACGCGCTCTCCCTTCGGCACTCCCTCGAGCGTGTCGGGAGTCGTGCGTTCGGTTGGCGCGCCGTCGAGGAAGATCGCCGCGCCGGGCGGCTCGGAGAAAACCGCGATCGCGCCGGTCCCGGACAGGGTCAGCGTAAACGCCGCGTCCGCCGTGTCGCCGGCGACCACATCGACGAGAAGTGTTTCGGGGAGAGCATCGTATCCGCTGAGGTTCACGCGCACGACATGGGGCCCTTCGCGAACGCCGACCAGCGTCGCATCGGTCGTCCTCCCTGTGGGGGATCCGTCCAAAAGGATCGATGCGCCCGGCGGAATCGACGACACGCGGAGCGCTCCCCGGGGAACGCCCGGCCCGCACGGATCCTTGCAGTCCGCCCCGCAGCCGACGATGGCCAAGAGCCCGATTCCGACCGTCAAGAAGACGGCTATCGCAGGGCAAGTTCCCTTCAGGAACGGCATACTTGCTTCCCGGCTTCGCCGATTGGGGGGACCTCTCCTGATTTTGCTCGTATTTTACCAGAACGCGCGCGCGCCGTCAACTCATAATCGCATAAAATTAGGTAAGTTACGCCTCCAAGAGGCTTGGGCCTCGCCTCGGGCCCCTCGAAGATCCCGGGCCGCCGGGAGAGGCGGGCTCTCCGTTCACGAGTGGACCCGCTCGACCGGTCAAGCGACCCGCGGCGGTTGCGGGCGCGAGGCGGCTGCTCGCGCCTTGAAAGCAGCGCGGTGATCCCGTATGATGGCCGAGTTCCGCCGGACCGCAACTCCCACCCGAGGAAAAAAGACGATGCCATTCAAAGAGGTCAAGATCCCCGAGGGCGATCGGATCGAATCCAAGAACGGAAAGCTTCTCGTCGGAGACCGTCCGATCGTCGGCGTTCTCCGCGGCGATGGGATCGGGCTCGATATCACGCCAGTCATGCGCAGGGTCGTCGATGCCGCCGTTGAAAAAGTCTACCGGGGCAAGCGCGCGATCGCCTGGTGCCCCCTCTACGCCGGCCTCGAAGGCCTTCAGCGCTACGGCAGCGAGTTCCCCGACGAGACCATCGAGGCGATCCGCCACCTCAAGGTCGCCATCAAGGGTCCGTTCACGACTCCGGTCGGCGAGGAGACGCACGTCTGTCTTCATTGCGCGCATCAACAGAACCGCGCCGGTACGTGCGAGAAATGCGGGAAGGACGACGGCGTGACCGCTCGATTCCGCTCGATCAACGTCCGCTTCCGCCAGGCGCTCGATCTCTTCGCCTGCGTCCGCCCGGTCCGCTACTTCAAGGGCGTTCCCGCCCCGAACAAATACGCGGACAAGGTGGACTTCATCATCTTCAGGGAGAACACGGAGGACGTTTACGCGGGCCACGACTTCGAGTCGGGAAGCGAGACCGCGCGGGCGATTATTTCTCTCATCAAGGAAAAGACCGGGCGGCAAATTCGACTCGATTCCGGCATCGGCGTGAAGCCGATCTCCGTCTTCGGAACCGAGCGCATCGTGCGAAAGGCTCTTCAGTGGGCCGTCCAACAGAAGCTCCCCTCCGTGACGCTCGTGCACAAGGGAAATATCATGAAGTTCACGGAAGGATCCTTCGCGAAATGGGGCTACGAGCTCGCGAGACGGGAATTCGGCGACCTCGCGGTTCCCGAGAAGGAGCTGTGGGAGAAGCTCGGGGGCAAGATGCCCGCGGGGAAGATCCTGGTGAAGGATCGGATCGCGGACTCGATCTTCCAGCAGATTCAGACGAGGCCGGACGAGTACAGCGTGTTCGCACTGCCGAATCTGAACGGGGACTATTTGAGCGACGCGGCGATCGCTCTCGTCGGCGGCCTCGGCCTCGGGCCGGGCGCCAACATGTCCGAGGAGGTTGCGCTCTTCGAGGCGACGCACGGGACGGCGCCCAAGTACACCGGAATGGACAAGGTGAACCCCGGTTCGATCATCCTCTCCGCCGTCATGATGCTGAACCACATGGGCTGGAAGGAAGCGGCCGATCGGATTCTGCAGGGGATGGAGCAAGCCATCCAGGCAGGCCGCGTGACGTACGATCTCGCGCGCCTCATGGAGCGCGAGGGGCGGAAGGACGTTCGCGAGCTCTCGAGCTCCGGTTTCGGCGAGGCGATCATCGAGAGATTGTGATCCCCGAGGTGCGCCGGCGACGGTCTCGCGCGACTCGCATCCGGGGCCGGCGCGGAAAGCCCGGCCCTGTTGTTTTAACACCGAAGGATTCTCCGCATGCATGAGAAGGTCTATTTGATTCCCGCGCGCCATGACGAAACGAGCGAGGCGATCGCGAGGAAGATCGAGAGCCTGTGGGAAGCGGCGGGACTTGAGAGCTGCTTCCGCCTGCACGATCTCGCGGCGCTCAAGCTTCACGTGGGAGAGCCGGGGAAGACGACCTATGTGCCGCCGGCGTTCGCGGCGGCTCTCGTGCGCTGCATGCGCGCTTCGGGTGCCCGGCCCTTCCTCACCGACTCGGCGGTGCTCTATCGGAGCCCTCGCAACAACGGGATCGATCACGCGCGGGTCGCCGCCGACCACGGCTTCACGCTCGAAGCGGTCGGAGCTCCCTTTCTTCCGGCGGACGGGATCGACGGGAGCGACGAGGTCGAGCTTCCCGTGAACGGGCGCCGTTTCGACACGGTCTCGATCGCAGCGGCAGCCGCGCGCGCGAGGAGCATGCTCGTCCTCTCCCACGCGACCGGGCACTTGGGGACCGGGTTCGGCGGCGCGCTCAAGAACCTCGGGATGGGATGCTCCTCGAGAAAGGCGAAGCTCCGGCAGCATTTCGGGCAACAACCTCGGATCGATCCGAAGCTGTGCAACGGCTGCGGCGAGTGCGCGAAAGGATGTCCCGAGGACGCGATCGAGATAGGGGAGACCGCAACGATCGATGCCCGGCTCTGCATCGGGTGCGGCGCGTGCATCGCCCGGTGCCTCGAGGGGGCGGTCCGGTTCGGCTGGACGATCTCGGGAACGGAGCTTCAGGAGAGGATCGTGGAGCACGCAGCGGCTCTCGTTCGCGAGAAGCCGGGACGGATCGCCTACGTCACGTCCGCGCTCTCGATCACGAAGGACTGCGACTGCCTCGACGCGCCGCAGGAACCTCTCTGCGAAGACATCGGGATCCTCGCCTCGCGCGACCCGGTCGCGATCGACGCCGCCGCGCTCCGCCTCTTCCGAGAGCGGACGGGGCGCACGCTCGAGTCGATGTCGTACCCGCATCACGACGGATGGACGCAGATTCGCTACGCGGAGGAGCTCGGCCTCGGACATGGCGACGCCGAGATCGTGACGATCGTGGCCTAGCCTGGTTTATGCGCGCGGATCAATCGCGGCGCTTGATCAAACCGGGGACAGGCGTTCTTCCTCGGAAGACAAGGGGCGTCCCCGGCGTTCCTGAAGTCGTTCACTGTCCCCGAAGTTCAATCGCCCACCGGACGCCAGCGCCTGAGATCGACCGAGTTGAGAACCACGGAAACGGAGGAGAGGGCCATCGCGAGCCCCGCGATCTCGGGGGGAAGGAGAACGCCCCATC
Above is a genomic segment from Candidatus Eisenbacteria bacterium containing:
- a CDS encoding T9SS type A sorting domain-containing protein, with the translated sequence MKRAAVLGFLLLLPLAAQAVNYTLVPAEPVKICPLNSLNELDVYLTNLEATDQDFMLIKSQDLPSWNWQASICVNGLCYAPFFDTIQVTVAAGDRDTIGVWISAYVDQGSGEALLRVYPMSEPANEKTQVFAAITNGVDVLVVDDDGGETYQSYYTGALPGGLIHGRWPRIAQAPTAANLSEFDEVIWFTGEADPSLDASDRAAISTFLNSGGKLFLSGQNIAYSLCDAGSPEYSAAARDFVEEYLASVYVSNNSGSTSVDGIPKSLGQGLSFSIAGGASNQSSPDVVRPGTNFSGKTGVSCFAYTGVADAAGIQSFGGGARVVFLSFGLEGITSLTTRQAILQRAFDFFDAVVGVEGGVIPRREVLSANRPNPFNPSTSLVMRLDKASAGSVSVFDAGGRLVRTLSGGVLPAGETEIVWDGTDDRGSPVRSGVYFVRLDAGDQTLARKVSLVR
- a CDS encoding DUF362 domain-containing protein encodes the protein MHEKVYLIPARHDETSEAIARKIESLWEAAGLESCFRLHDLAALKLHVGEPGKTTYVPPAFAAALVRCMRASGARPFLTDSAVLYRSPRNNGIDHARVAADHGFTLEAVGAPFLPADGIDGSDEVELPVNGRRFDTVSIAAAAARARSMLVLSHATGHLGTGFGGALKNLGMGCSSRKAKLRQHFGQQPRIDPKLCNGCGECAKGCPEDAIEIGETATIDARLCIGCGACIARCLEGAVRFGWTISGTELQERIVEHAAALVREKPGRIAYVTSALSITKDCDCLDAPQEPLCEDIGILASRDPVAIDAAALRLFRERTGRTLESMSYPHHDGWTQIRYAEELGLGHGDAEIVTIVA
- a CDS encoding PEGA domain-containing protein — encoded protein: MPFLKGTCPAIAVFLTVGIGLLAIVGCGADCKDPCGPGVPRGALRVSSIPPGASILLDGSPTGRTTDATLVGVREGPHVVRVNLSGYDALPETLLVDVVAGDTADAAFTLTLSGTGAIAVFSEPPGAAIFLDGAPTERTTPDTLEGVPKGERVVRVALDGYRSFPESLPVTVKEDSIAVASFTLAEIIPRIVFVEHFSNTSCDPCREVEENLETALSQLGHGLVAIGNHLNWPAPNDPFYLANAAQLNQRGRVFNVSYMPHLRIDGAFFANAENYDALLARIAAAAAVEPLFRIDVSTAIVADSFVIAGTIEKIGDTVEGDEALVAVIIETNIDYEAANGLTHFDDIVRRFLPGTNGEPLSLGVGESFGYRYAEALSAAWNAGNLEAVVFVESRSTRKVYQAGSTRTLGKP
- a CDS encoding TlpA family protein disulfide reductase, translated to MRRVFSTTVLFVSLLLLFIPGRAAAQGSGVFVGNAAPDFTLENLEGKPMSLAKALEKGPVLLDFWALWCKPCLQALPGTDELARRFADRGLTVFAINTDSPRSIAKVRSYVKSMGFSFDVLLDPNSDMLRLYRFNRIPQLFLIAPDGKIAFSKLGYAPGQEKLLAHEIEKLLPAEPKAEGCEATGEAGARAAGEEE
- a CDS encoding NADP-dependent isocitrate dehydrogenase (Converts isocitrate to alpha ketoglutarate); this translates as MPFKEVKIPEGDRIESKNGKLLVGDRPIVGVLRGDGIGLDITPVMRRVVDAAVEKVYRGKRAIAWCPLYAGLEGLQRYGSEFPDETIEAIRHLKVAIKGPFTTPVGEETHVCLHCAHQQNRAGTCEKCGKDDGVTARFRSINVRFRQALDLFACVRPVRYFKGVPAPNKYADKVDFIIFRENTEDVYAGHDFESGSETARAIISLIKEKTGRQIRLDSGIGVKPISVFGTERIVRKALQWAVQQKLPSVTLVHKGNIMKFTEGSFAKWGYELARREFGDLAVPEKELWEKLGGKMPAGKILVKDRIADSIFQQIQTRPDEYSVFALPNLNGDYLSDAAIALVGGLGLGPGANMSEEVALFEATHGTAPKYTGMDKVNPGSIILSAVMMLNHMGWKEAADRILQGMEQAIQAGRVTYDLARLMEREGRKDVRELSSSGFGEAIIERL